The following proteins are encoded in a genomic region of Vulpes vulpes isolate BD-2025 chromosome X, VulVul3, whole genome shotgun sequence:
- the IQSEC2 gene encoding IQ motif and SEC7 domain-containing protein 2 isoform X4 gives MKLIPSGRLAESSVEGDTPGSDLSTAVDSPGSQPPYRLSQLPPTSSHMGGPPAGVGLPWAQRTRLQPASVALRKQEEEEIKRSKALSDSYELSTDLQDKKVEMLERKYGGSFLSRRAARTIQTAFRQYRMNKNFERLRSSASESRMSRRIILSNMRMQFSFEEYEKAQNPAYFEGKPASLDEGAMAGARSHRLERGLPYGGSCGGGIDGGGSSVTTSGEFSNDITELEDSFSKQVKSLAESIDEALNCHPSGPMSEEPGSAQLEKRESKEQQEDSSATSFSDLPLYLDDPVPPPSPERLPSTEPPPQGRAEFWAPAPLPPVTPPVPPGTREDGAREEATRRGPGCLECRDFRLRAAHLPLLTIEPPSDSSVDLSDRSDRGSVHRQLVYEADGCSPHGTLKHKGPPGRAPIPHRHYPAPEGPAPAPPGPLPPAPSSGTGPSGVAGGRRLGKCEAAGENSDGGDNESLESSSNSNETINCSSGSSSRDSLREPPATGLCKQTYQRETRHSWDSPAFNNDVVQRRHYRIGLNLFNKKPEKGIQYLIERGFLSDTPVGVAHFILERKGLSRQMIGEFLGNRQKQFNRDVLDCVVDEMDFSSMDLDDALRKFQSHIRVQGEAQKVERLIEAFSQRYCVCNPALVRQFRNPDTIFILAFAIILLNTDMYSPSVKAERKMKLDDFIKNLRGVDNGEDIPRDLLVGIYQRIQGRELRTNDDHVSQVQAVERMIVGKKPVLSLPHRRLVCCCQLYEVPDPNRPQRLGLHQREVFLFNDLLVVTKIFQKKKILVTYSFRQSFPLVEMHMQLFQNSYYQFGIKLLSAVPGGERKVLIIFNAPSLQDRLRFTSDLRESIAEVQEMEKYRVESELEKQKGMMRPNASQPGGAKDSVNGTLARSSLEDTYGAGDGLKRGALSSSLRDLSDAGKRGRRNSVGSLDSTIEGSVISSPRPHQRMPPPPPPPPPEEYKSQRPVSNSSSFLGSLFGSKRGKGPFQMPPPPTGQASASSSSASSTHHHHHHHHHGHSHGGLGVLPDGQSKLQALHAQYCQGPGPAPPPYLPPQQPPLPPPPQQPPPLPQLGSIPPPPASAPPVGPHRHFHAHGPVPGPQHYTLGRPGRVPRRGAGGHPQFAPHGRHPLHQPTSPLPLYSPAPQHPPAHKQGPKHFIFSHHPQMMPAAGATGGPGSRPPGGSYSHPHHPQSPLSPHSPIPPHPSYPPLPPPSPHTPHSPLPPTSPHGPLHASGPPGTANPPSANPKAKPSRISTVV, from the exons TGTGGAGGGTGATACCCCAGGCAGTGACCTGAGCACAGCGGTTGATAGTCCTGGGAGCCAACCCCCCTACCGGCTGAGCCAGCTGCCCCCCACCAGCAGCCACATGGGGGGCCCCCCAGCTGGGGTGGGCCTTCCCTGGGCTCAGCGAACTCGCCTCCAGCCAGCCAGTGTCGCCttgaggaagcaggaggaggaggagataaaGCGCTCCAAGGCCCTATCGGACAGCTACGAACTCTCCACGGACCTGCAAGACAAGAAG GTGGAAATGCTGGAGAGGAAGTATGGAGGCTCCTTCCTGAGCCGCAGGGCCGCCAGGACCATCCAGACAGCCTTTCGCCAGTACCGCATGAACAAGAACTTTGAGCGGCTCCGAAGCTCAGCTTCTGAGAGCCGCATGTCCCGCCGCATCATCCTTTCCAACATGCGGATGCAGTTCTCCTTCGAGGAGTATGAGAAGGCCCAGAACCCTGCGTACTTCGAGGGCAAGCCTGCCTCGCTGGACGAGGGTGCCATGGCTGGTGCCCGGAGCCACCGGCTTGAACGAGGGCTCCCCTATGGAGGCTCCTGTGGAGGGGGCATCGATGGTGGGGGAAGCTCCGTCACCACATCTGGAGAGTTTTCTAATGACATCACAGAGCTCGAGGACTCCTTCTCCAAACAG GTAAAGTCTCTGGCTGAATCCATTGATGAGGCCCTGAACTGCCACCCATCAGGGCCCATGTCTGAGGAGCCAGGGTCAGCCCAACTGGAGAAGCGGGAGTCAAAGGAACAGCAAGAGGACAGCTCAGCCACATCCTTCAGTGATCTTCCCCTCTACCTGGATGACCCAGTTCCCCCACCATCCCCTGAACgactgcccagcacagagcccccaccccagggccggGCTGAGTTCTGGGCACCAGCCCCTCTTCCGCCAGTTACTCCACCAGTGCCACCAGGGACCCGGGAAGATGGTGCCCGTGAGGAAGCCACTCGCAGGGGTCCTGGGTGCTTGGAGTGCCGGGATTTCCGGCTGCGGGCCGCTCACCTTCCCCTGCTTACCATTGAGCCTCCTAGTGACAGCTCCGTGGACCTGAGTGACCGCTCAGATCGCGGCTCTGTCCACCGCCAGCTGGTGTACGAGGCTGACGGCTGCAGCCCCCATGGGACCCTGAAGCACAAGGGGCCACCAGGCAGGGCCCCGATCCCCCACCGCCACTACCCAGCCCCGgagggcccagccccagccccaccagggCCCCTGCCACCAGCCCCCAGCAGTGGCACTGGACCCAGTGGTGTGGCTGGGGGTCGGAGGTTGGGGAAGTGTGAGGCAGCAGGCGAGAACTCTGATGGTGGAGATAATGAGAGCCTTGAGAGCTCCAGCAATTCCAATGAGACCATCAACTGCAGTTCTGGTTCCTCTTCGAGGGACAGCCTGAGGGAGCCTCCTGCCACGGGTCTGTGCAAGCAGACTTACCAGCGAGAGACGAGGCACAGCTGGGACTCGCCAGCCTTTAACAACGACGTGGTACAGAGGCGGCACTACAGAATTGGCCTCAACCTGTTTAATAA GAAGCCAGAGAAGGGTATCCAGTATCTGATCGAGCGGGGCTTCCTGTCAGACACACCGGTGGGAGTGGCTCACTTTATCCTGGAGCGGAAAGGCCTGAGCCGGCAGATGATAGGGGAATTCCTAGGGAACCGGCAGAAGCAGTTCAACAGAGATGTGTTGGA CTGTGTGGTGGATGAGATGGACTTCTCCTCCATGGATTTGGATGATGCACTCCGGAagttccagtcccacatccgggtTCAAGGCGAGGCCCAGAAAGTGGAGCGACTCATTGAAGCCTTCAG CCAACGATACTGTGTGTGTAACCCAGCCCTCGTGCGCCAGTTCCGGAATCCAGACACCATCTTCATCCTTGCTTTTGCTATCATTCTCCTCAATACTGACATGTACAGTCCCAGCGTCAAGGCTGAACGCAAGATGAAACTAGATGACTTCATCAAGAACCTGAGAG GGGTTGACAATGGTGAAGACATCCCCCGAGATCTCCTGGTGGGCATCTACCAGCGTATCCAGGGGCGTGAACTGAGGACCAATGATGACCATGTGTCCCAGGTGCAGGCCGTGGAGCGCATGATTGTGGGCAAAAAACCA GTCTTGTCTCTTCCTCACCGTCGACTGGTTTGCTGCTGTCAACTCTATGAGGTGCCAGATCCAAACCGCCCACAGAGGCTAGGGTTGCATCAGCGGGAAGTCTTCCTCTTCAATGATCTCCTTGTG GTCACCAAAATTTTCCAGAAGAAGAAGATCTTGGTGACATACAGCTTCCGTCAGTCCTTTCCTCTCGTGGAAATGCACATGCAGCTCTTCCAGAATTCAT ATTACCAGTTTGGGATCAAGTTGCTGTCTGCAGTACCTGGTGGGGAGCGCAAAGTCCTCATCATCTTCAAtgcccccagcctccaggaccgGCTGCGCTTCACTTCCGACTTGCGTGAGTCCATCGCTGAGGTTCAGGAGATGGAGAAATACCGCGTGGAGT CGGAGCTAGAGAAGCAGAAAGGTATGATGCGGCCTAACGCCTCACAGCCTGGAGGGGCCAAGGACTCAGTGAATGGCACTCTGGCCCGCAGCAGCCTGGAGGACACATATGGGGCAGGCGATGGGCTCAAACGGGGCGCACTCAGCAGTTCCCTGCGAGACCTCTCTGACGCAG GGAAGCGGGGGCGGCGTAACAGCGTGGGATCGCTGGACAGCACCATCGAA GGGTCTGTTATTAGCAGTCCACGCCCTCACCAGAGGATGCcacctccgcccccacccccgccgccagAGGAGTACAAGAGCCAGAGGCCCGTCTCCAACTCCTCATCCTTCCTGGGCTCCCTGTTTGGAAGCAAGCGGGGCAAGGGGCCCTTCCAGATGCCACCGCCGCCAACAGGCCAGGCCTCTGCCTCCTCTTCATCTGCTTCttccacccaccaccaccaccaccaccaccaccacggtcATAGCCATGGTGGCCTGGGAGTGCTACCTGATGGGCAGTCCAAGCTCCAGGCCCTACATGCCCAATATTGCCAAGGACCAGGCCCTGCCCCACCACCCTACCTCCCACCCCAGCaacctcctctccccccacctcctcagcagcccccacccctgccccagctgggCTCCATTCCACCACCTCCCGCCTCGGCCCCACCTGTGGGGCCACATCGCCACTTCCACGCCCACGGCCCAGTCCCAGGCCCCCAGCACTATACCTTGGGCCGGCCAGGCAGGGTGCCCAGACGGGGGGCTGGAGGACACCCTCAGTTTGCTCCACATGGCCGCCATCCCCTGCACCAGCCCACATCCCCATTGCCTCTGTACAGTCCTGCCCCCCAGCACCCTCCAGCCCACAAACAGGGCCCTAAGCACTTCATCTTCAGCCACCACCCACAGATGATGCCAGCAGCAGGGGCCACTGGGGGCCCTGGATCCCGGCCACCAGGAGGCTCCTATTCCCACCCTCACCACCCCCAGTCACCCTTGTCACCGCACTCACCCATCCCGCCCCACCCTTCctacccacccctgcccccaccctccccccacaccccacactcGCCcttgccacccacctccccccatgGCCCACTGCACGCCTCTGGGCCCCCTGGCACGGCCAACCCACCCAGTGCAAACCCCAAGGCCAAGCCAAGCCGGATCAGCACCGTGGTCTGA
- the IQSEC2 gene encoding IQ motif and SEC7 domain-containing protein 2 isoform X7: MKLIPSGRLAESSVEGDTPGSDLSTAVDSPGSQPPYRLSQLPPTSSHMGGPPAGVGLPWAQRTRLQPASVALRKQEEEEIKRSKALSDSYELSTDLQDKKVEMLERKYGGSFLSRRAARTIQTAFRQYRMNKNFERLRSSASESRMSRRIILSNMRMQFSFEEYEKAQNPAYFEGKPASLDEGAMAGARSHRLERGLPYGGSCGGGIDGGGSSVTTSGEFSNDITELEDSFSKQVKSLAESIDEALNCHPSGPMSEEPGSAQLEKRESKEQQEDSSATSFSDLPLYLDDPVPPPSPERLPSTEPPPQGRAEFWAPAPLPPVTPPVPPGTREDGAREEATRRGPGCLECRDFRLRAAHLPLLTIEPPSDSSVDLSDRSDRGSVHRQLVYEADGCSPHGTLKHKGPPGRAPIPHRHYPAPEGPAPAPPGPLPPAPSSGTGPSGVAGGRRLGKCEAAGENSDGGDNESLESSSNSNETINCSSGSSSRDSLREPPATGLCKQTYQRETRHSWDSPAFNNDVVQRRHYRIGLNLFNKKPEKGIQYLIERGFLSDTPVGVAHFILERKGLSRQMIGEFLGNRQKQFNRDVLDCVVDEMDFSSMDLDDALRKFQSHIRVQGEAQKVERLIEAFSQRYCVCNPALVRQFRNPDTIFILAFAIILLNTDMYSPSVKAERKMKLDDFIKNLRGVDNGEDIPRDLLVGIYQRIQGRELRTNDDHVSQVQAVERMIVGKKPVLSLPHRRLVCCCQLYEVPDPNRPQRLGLHQREVFLFNDLLVVTKIFQKKKILVTYSFRQSFPLVEMHMQLFQNSYYQFGIKLLSAVPGGERKVLIIFNAPSLQDRLRFTSDLRESIAEVQEMEKYRVESELEKQKGMMRPNASQPGGAKDSVNGTLARSSLEDTYGAGDGLKRGALSSSLRDLSDAGVCY; the protein is encoded by the exons TGTGGAGGGTGATACCCCAGGCAGTGACCTGAGCACAGCGGTTGATAGTCCTGGGAGCCAACCCCCCTACCGGCTGAGCCAGCTGCCCCCCACCAGCAGCCACATGGGGGGCCCCCCAGCTGGGGTGGGCCTTCCCTGGGCTCAGCGAACTCGCCTCCAGCCAGCCAGTGTCGCCttgaggaagcaggaggaggaggagataaaGCGCTCCAAGGCCCTATCGGACAGCTACGAACTCTCCACGGACCTGCAAGACAAGAAG GTGGAAATGCTGGAGAGGAAGTATGGAGGCTCCTTCCTGAGCCGCAGGGCCGCCAGGACCATCCAGACAGCCTTTCGCCAGTACCGCATGAACAAGAACTTTGAGCGGCTCCGAAGCTCAGCTTCTGAGAGCCGCATGTCCCGCCGCATCATCCTTTCCAACATGCGGATGCAGTTCTCCTTCGAGGAGTATGAGAAGGCCCAGAACCCTGCGTACTTCGAGGGCAAGCCTGCCTCGCTGGACGAGGGTGCCATGGCTGGTGCCCGGAGCCACCGGCTTGAACGAGGGCTCCCCTATGGAGGCTCCTGTGGAGGGGGCATCGATGGTGGGGGAAGCTCCGTCACCACATCTGGAGAGTTTTCTAATGACATCACAGAGCTCGAGGACTCCTTCTCCAAACAG GTAAAGTCTCTGGCTGAATCCATTGATGAGGCCCTGAACTGCCACCCATCAGGGCCCATGTCTGAGGAGCCAGGGTCAGCCCAACTGGAGAAGCGGGAGTCAAAGGAACAGCAAGAGGACAGCTCAGCCACATCCTTCAGTGATCTTCCCCTCTACCTGGATGACCCAGTTCCCCCACCATCCCCTGAACgactgcccagcacagagcccccaccccagggccggGCTGAGTTCTGGGCACCAGCCCCTCTTCCGCCAGTTACTCCACCAGTGCCACCAGGGACCCGGGAAGATGGTGCCCGTGAGGAAGCCACTCGCAGGGGTCCTGGGTGCTTGGAGTGCCGGGATTTCCGGCTGCGGGCCGCTCACCTTCCCCTGCTTACCATTGAGCCTCCTAGTGACAGCTCCGTGGACCTGAGTGACCGCTCAGATCGCGGCTCTGTCCACCGCCAGCTGGTGTACGAGGCTGACGGCTGCAGCCCCCATGGGACCCTGAAGCACAAGGGGCCACCAGGCAGGGCCCCGATCCCCCACCGCCACTACCCAGCCCCGgagggcccagccccagccccaccagggCCCCTGCCACCAGCCCCCAGCAGTGGCACTGGACCCAGTGGTGTGGCTGGGGGTCGGAGGTTGGGGAAGTGTGAGGCAGCAGGCGAGAACTCTGATGGTGGAGATAATGAGAGCCTTGAGAGCTCCAGCAATTCCAATGAGACCATCAACTGCAGTTCTGGTTCCTCTTCGAGGGACAGCCTGAGGGAGCCTCCTGCCACGGGTCTGTGCAAGCAGACTTACCAGCGAGAGACGAGGCACAGCTGGGACTCGCCAGCCTTTAACAACGACGTGGTACAGAGGCGGCACTACAGAATTGGCCTCAACCTGTTTAATAA GAAGCCAGAGAAGGGTATCCAGTATCTGATCGAGCGGGGCTTCCTGTCAGACACACCGGTGGGAGTGGCTCACTTTATCCTGGAGCGGAAAGGCCTGAGCCGGCAGATGATAGGGGAATTCCTAGGGAACCGGCAGAAGCAGTTCAACAGAGATGTGTTGGA CTGTGTGGTGGATGAGATGGACTTCTCCTCCATGGATTTGGATGATGCACTCCGGAagttccagtcccacatccgggtTCAAGGCGAGGCCCAGAAAGTGGAGCGACTCATTGAAGCCTTCAG CCAACGATACTGTGTGTGTAACCCAGCCCTCGTGCGCCAGTTCCGGAATCCAGACACCATCTTCATCCTTGCTTTTGCTATCATTCTCCTCAATACTGACATGTACAGTCCCAGCGTCAAGGCTGAACGCAAGATGAAACTAGATGACTTCATCAAGAACCTGAGAG GGGTTGACAATGGTGAAGACATCCCCCGAGATCTCCTGGTGGGCATCTACCAGCGTATCCAGGGGCGTGAACTGAGGACCAATGATGACCATGTGTCCCAGGTGCAGGCCGTGGAGCGCATGATTGTGGGCAAAAAACCA GTCTTGTCTCTTCCTCACCGTCGACTGGTTTGCTGCTGTCAACTCTATGAGGTGCCAGATCCAAACCGCCCACAGAGGCTAGGGTTGCATCAGCGGGAAGTCTTCCTCTTCAATGATCTCCTTGTG GTCACCAAAATTTTCCAGAAGAAGAAGATCTTGGTGACATACAGCTTCCGTCAGTCCTTTCCTCTCGTGGAAATGCACATGCAGCTCTTCCAGAATTCAT ATTACCAGTTTGGGATCAAGTTGCTGTCTGCAGTACCTGGTGGGGAGCGCAAAGTCCTCATCATCTTCAAtgcccccagcctccaggaccgGCTGCGCTTCACTTCCGACTTGCGTGAGTCCATCGCTGAGGTTCAGGAGATGGAGAAATACCGCGTGGAGT CGGAGCTAGAGAAGCAGAAAGGTATGATGCGGCCTAACGCCTCACAGCCTGGAGGGGCCAAGGACTCAGTGAATGGCACTCTGGCCCGCAGCAGCCTGGAGGACACATATGGGGCAGGCGATGGGCTCAAACGGGGCGCACTCAGCAGTTCCCTGCGAGACCTCTCTGACGCAG GGGTCTGTTATTAG